A genome region from Dickeya chrysanthemi NCPPB 402 includes the following:
- the kdgM gene encoding oligogalacturonate-specific porin KdgM, with the protein MKIKLLTLAVASLISVNALAVSIDYRHEMTDNTKVGHKDRLLISHRFANGFGLSSEVKWAQSGRDGNPNRPFSEQVSNGTEVVASYVYKFNDVFSIEPGFSLESSSSNNNYRPYLRGRANVTDDLSVALRYRPYFKRNSENIRQQGKETMDKGYTLTGNIDYNFLDVYTLGYELEYKKGTSGETVLSDNDNYDITHEVKLSYKWDKNWKPYVALGNVSGSKTTDERQTRYRVGVQYSF; encoded by the coding sequence ATGAAGATTAAATTATTAACTTTGGCTGTTGCATCTCTGATTAGCGTTAATGCTCTGGCTGTATCCATCGATTATCGTCATGAAATGACGGATAACACTAAAGTTGGTCATAAAGACCGTCTGTTAATCTCTCACCGTTTTGCGAATGGTTTTGGATTATCGTCCGAAGTAAAATGGGCTCAATCCGGCAGGGACGGTAACCCAAACAGACCGTTTAGCGAACAGGTCAGCAACGGCACCGAAGTTGTCGCCAGCTACGTGTATAAATTCAACGACGTCTTTTCTATCGAACCGGGATTTTCTTTAGAATCAAGTTCATCCAATAACAATTATCGCCCCTATCTTCGCGGCCGGGCTAATGTGACCGATGATTTGTCTGTCGCCTTACGCTATCGTCCTTATTTCAAACGTAACAGTGAGAACATCAGGCAACAGGGTAAAGAAACGATGGACAAAGGTTATACCCTGACCGGTAATATCGACTATAACTTCCTGGATGTTTATACCCTCGGTTACGAGCTGGAATACAAAAAAGGCACCTCCGGCGAAACTGTCCTTTCTGACAACGATAATTATGACATCACTCATGAAGTGAAATTGTCTTACAAGTGGGACAAAAACTGGAAGCCATATGTCGCACTCGGCAACGTTTCTGGTTCTAAAACCACTGACGAACGCCAGACCCGTTACCGTGTAGGCGTGCAATATAGCTTCTAA
- a CDS encoding ABC transporter substrate-binding protein: MKKVILRTLIASSLALMAHQSFAAEQVDLRMSWWGGNGRHQVTLKAIEEFQKKYPDIKVKAEYTGWDGHLSRLTTQIAGNTEPDVMQTNWNWLPIFSRTGDGFYDLNKVKDVLDLSQFDAKELQATTVDGKLNGIPISVTARVFYYNTETWKKSGLTAPKNWDELVNAGKVFKEKLGDQFYPLVLEHQDSLALLNSYMVQKYNIPAVDEKNKKFSYTDAQWVEFFEMYKKLVDGHVMPSAKYYASFGKSNMYEMKPWIAGDWGGTYMWNSTITKYSDNLQPPAKLELGAYPMLPGAKEAGLFFKPAQMLSIGKSSKHPKEAAMLINYLLNSKEGIQALGLERGVPLSKAAVAQLRADGVIKDSDPSVAGLNLALSLPHETKTSPYFDDPQIVALFGDAIQYIDYGQKSVEETAKYFQRQADRILKRAMKE; the protein is encoded by the coding sequence ATGAAAAAAGTGATCCTACGCACATTGATAGCCTCTTCTCTTGCACTGATGGCGCATCAGTCCTTTGCGGCTGAGCAGGTTGACTTGCGTATGTCATGGTGGGGCGGCAACGGTCGCCACCAGGTGACACTGAAAGCCATTGAGGAATTCCAGAAAAAATATCCGGATATCAAGGTTAAAGCGGAATACACCGGTTGGGATGGACATCTGTCTCGTTTGACCACGCAGATCGCGGGTAATACCGAGCCTGATGTGATGCAGACCAACTGGAACTGGCTGCCGATTTTCTCCCGTACCGGTGATGGCTTCTACGACCTGAACAAAGTGAAAGATGTGCTGGACCTGTCGCAGTTTGATGCGAAAGAACTGCAGGCGACGACGGTTGACGGCAAACTGAACGGGATTCCGATTTCCGTAACGGCGCGCGTCTTCTATTACAACACCGAAACCTGGAAGAAATCCGGCCTGACCGCCCCGAAAAACTGGGATGAACTGGTGAATGCCGGCAAGGTCTTCAAAGAAAAACTGGGCGACCAATTCTATCCGCTGGTGCTGGAGCATCAGGACTCGTTGGCGTTGCTGAATTCTTACATGGTACAGAAGTACAACATTCCGGCGGTGGACGAGAAAAACAAGAAATTCTCTTATACCGACGCGCAATGGGTAGAGTTCTTCGAGATGTACAAGAAGCTGGTTGATGGCCACGTCATGCCGTCTGCGAAATACTACGCTTCGTTCGGCAAGAGCAACATGTATGAAATGAAGCCGTGGATTGCCGGTGACTGGGGTGGTACGTACATGTGGAACTCCACCATCACCAAGTACTCCGATAACCTGCAGCCGCCGGCCAAACTGGAACTGGGTGCCTACCCCATGCTGCCGGGCGCCAAAGAAGCGGGATTATTCTTTAAACCGGCTCAGATGTTGTCTATCGGCAAGTCCAGTAAGCACCCGAAAGAAGCCGCTATGTTGATCAACTACCTGTTGAACAGTAAAGAAGGCATTCAGGCGCTGGGACTGGAACGCGGCGTGCCGTTAAGCAAAGCGGCAGTTGCTCAGTTGCGTGCCGATGGCGTCATCAAAGACAGCGACCCGTCGGTAGCGGGCCTGAACCTGGCATTGTCCTTACCGCATGAAACCAAGACATCGCCTTATTTCGACGATCCGCAAATCGTCGCCCTGTTCGGTGATGCCATTCAATATATCGATTATGGTCAGAAATCCGTGGAAGAAACCGCCAAATACTTCCAACGTCAGGCTGATCGTATTCTGAAACGCGCCATGAAAGAATAA
- a CDS encoding ABC transporter ATP-binding protein translates to MAEVIFNKLEKVYSNGFKAVHGIDLTIKDGEFMVIVGPSGCAKSTTLRMLAGLETISGGEVRIGDKIVNNLAPKDRGIAMVFQNYALYPHMTVRENLAFGLKLSKMPKDKIEAQVNEAAKILELEELMDRLPRQLSGGQAQRVAVGRAIVKKPDVFLFDEPLSNLDAKLRASMRIRISDLHKQLKKSGHPATSVYVTHDQTEAMTMGDRICVMKLGHIMQVDTPDNLYHFPKNMFVAGFIGAPEMNIKPGKLLEDNGQISLQVGKYTMGLNQSKQDKVRGYIGKDICFGVRPEYVTVSESPFDGGHFQGELVRAENMGHEFFMYIKVDGFELTSRMPSDEARVIINNGLNRQVYFKFDMDKCHIFDAKTEQNISL, encoded by the coding sequence TTTTCAACAAACTGGAAAAAGTTTACTCCAACGGTTTCAAAGCAGTTCACGGTATCGACCTGACGATCAAAGACGGCGAATTTATGGTTATCGTAGGGCCGTCTGGTTGTGCGAAATCCACCACCCTGCGCATGCTGGCCGGACTGGAAACCATCAGCGGCGGCGAAGTTCGCATCGGCGACAAAATCGTCAACAATCTGGCGCCGAAAGATCGCGGCATCGCGATGGTGTTCCAGAACTATGCGCTCTACCCGCACATGACGGTTCGCGAAAACCTGGCCTTCGGCCTGAAACTCAGCAAGATGCCGAAAGACAAGATCGAAGCGCAGGTTAACGAAGCGGCTAAGATTCTGGAGCTGGAAGAATTGATGGATCGCTTGCCGCGCCAGTTGTCCGGCGGTCAGGCACAGCGCGTTGCTGTTGGCCGCGCCATCGTCAAAAAACCGGATGTGTTCCTGTTTGACGAACCGCTTTCCAACCTGGACGCGAAATTGCGCGCCTCAATGCGTATCCGTATCTCGGATCTGCACAAACAGTTGAAGAAGAGCGGCCATCCGGCAACCAGCGTCTACGTGACCCATGACCAGACCGAGGCCATGACGATGGGCGACCGTATTTGCGTCATGAAGCTGGGCCACATTATGCAGGTCGATACGCCGGATAATCTGTACCATTTCCCGAAAAACATGTTCGTCGCCGGGTTTATCGGTGCGCCGGAAATGAATATCAAACCCGGCAAGTTGCTGGAAGATAATGGACAGATCTCGCTGCAGGTAGGCAAATACACCATGGGTCTTAACCAGTCGAAGCAGGACAAAGTTCGCGGTTACATTGGTAAAGATATCTGCTTCGGCGTTCGCCCAGAGTATGTCACGGTATCTGAATCGCCGTTCGACGGCGGTCATTTCCAGGGCGAACTGGTACGTGCCGAAAACATGGGCCATGAGTTCTTCATGTACATCAAGGTTGATGGATTTGAACTGACCAGCCGTATGCCGTCAGACGAAGCACGGGTGATTATCAACAATGGATTGAATCGTCAGGTGTATTTCAAGTTCGATATGGATAAATGCCATATTTTTGATGCCAAAACAGAACAAAATATCTCTCTTTAA